The proteins below are encoded in one region of Podarcis raffonei isolate rPodRaf1 chromosome 6, rPodRaf1.pri, whole genome shotgun sequence:
- the PIGC gene encoding phosphatidylinositol N-acetylglucosaminyltransferase subunit C — protein MLPAQLGPNARQRWQKVLYKRQPFPDNYVDQSFLEKLRKNIHARKYQYRAVVFESGVVIQQLCSVCVFVVIWRYMDVGLLAPQWLFGAGLVTSLIGYVLFDALDSGMGRNQSGQTRWADLKNTVVFVAFTYGFSPVLKTLTESISTDTIYAMSSLMLLGHLIFYDYGANAAIVSSTLSLNMAIFASVCLASRLPRSLHAFVMVTFAIQIFALWPMLQKKLKARTPRCYVVATLLFALSALVGLLTISSVGMVLFALLLVSISCLCPYCLIKLQLFKDNIHGPWDEAEIKEDLSKFLM, from the coding sequence ATGCTGCCTGCTCAGCTGGGACCAAACGCACGGCAGCGCTGGCAGAAAGTGTTGTATAAAAGGCAGCCCTTTCCTGATAACTATGTGGACCAGAGTTTCCTAGAGAAGCTACGCAAGAACATCCATGCCCGCAAGTACCAGTACCGGGCGGTGGTGTTTGAGTCCGGAGTGGTCATACAGCAGCTGTGCAGCGTCTGCGTCTTTGTTGTCATCTGGCGGTACATGGATGTGGGGCTGCTGGCTCCCCAGTGGTTATTTGGCGCTGGCTTGGTGACTTCCTTGATAGGTTACGTCCTTTTTGACGCATTGGACTCGGGAATGGGGAGAAACCAGAGCGGCCAGACGCGTTGGGCAGATCTGAAAAACACGGTGGTGTTTGTGGCCTTCACCTACGGCTTCTCCCCAGTGTTGAAAACACTGACTGAGTCCATCAGCACAGACACCATTTATGCCATGTCTTCTCTCATGCTCCTAGGACACCTGATCTTCTATGACTACGGCGCCAATGCTGCCATTGTGTCCAGCACTCTGTCCCTTAACATGGCCATCTTTGCCTCGGTCTGCTTGGCCTCGCGGTTGCCTCGCTCCTTGCACGCCTTCGTCATGGTGACATTCGCTATCCAGATCTTTGCCCTATGGCCCATGCTGCAAAAGAAGCTCAAAGCCCGGACTCCCCGCTGCTATGTTGTCGCCACTTTGCTCTTTGCTCTGTCTGCCTTGGTGGGCCTGCTGACCATCTCCAGCGTTGGCATGGTTCTCTTTGCCCTTCTTCTCGTCTCCATCTCCTGCCTGTGTCCCTACTGCCTCATTAAGCTGCAGCTCTTCAAAGACAACATCCACGGGCCTTGGGATGAAGCTGAAATCAAGGAAGACCTCTCCAAGTTCCTCATGTAA